One window of Sphingobacteriales bacterium genomic DNA carries:
- a CDS encoding MoxR family ATPase codes for MSDFTLLLKDIQTPNFNKPKPHTYQLDDALKAAVEVAIQLGQPLLITGEPGTGKTQLAYKVAFDLNKNNPNFLQLPLVFHTKTGSNSNDLFYLYDAIRHFHDASIKKAEGETLPDIGTYIEFQALGKAIALTQPLTDQSRKFLRGGQLESFIGGSVVLIDEIDKAPRDFPNDILYEIERYAFEIKEDNNREIVKDDNHKIIVIMTSNSEKNLPDAFLRRCIFYHIPFPDEKKLLSIALSHLGSESPYASEKLIKTFMEIRNLLPKKKPATAELIAWLKMLESKNFLDKPTSEQEKIMRISYSILAKTFDDFKELIG; via the coding sequence ATGTCCGATTTTACTTTACTGCTCAAAGACATACAAACTCCAAACTTCAACAAACCAAAGCCTCATACCTATCAGTTAGATGATGCTTTAAAGGCTGCTGTTGAAGTAGCTATTCAACTTGGTCAGCCTCTTTTAATTACCGGAGAACCGGGTACCGGTAAAACACAACTTGCTTATAAAGTAGCTTTTGACCTGAATAAGAACAATCCCAATTTTTTGCAGCTCCCTCTGGTCTTTCATACCAAAACCGGCTCTAATTCAAACGATTTATTTTATTTGTATGATGCCATCCGCCATTTTCATGATGCAAGCATTAAAAAAGCGGAGGGGGAAACACTTCCTGATATTGGCACTTATATAGAATTTCAGGCTTTAGGGAAAGCTATTGCACTCACACAACCGCTTACAGACCAAAGCAGGAAGTTTCTGCGTGGAGGACAACTTGAAAGTTTTATAGGCGGTTCGGTTGTATTGATTGACGAAATTGACAAAGCTCCCCGTGATTTCCCAAACGATATACTCTACGAAATAGAACGGTACGCATTTGAAATTAAAGAAGACAATAACCGGGAAATTGTCAAAGACGATAATCACAAGATTATTGTCATAATGACCAGCAATTCTGAGAAAAACCTGCCGGACGCATTTTTGCGTCGTTGTATATTTTACCATATACCATTCCCAGATGAAAAAAAACTGCTCAGTATTGCATTGAGCCATCTCGGCTCTGAATCCCCTTATGCCAGTGAAAAGCTGATTAAAACATTTATGGAAATCAGGAATTTGTTGCCAAAGAAAAAACCTGCAACGGCAGAGCTTATTGCCTGGTTAAAAATGTTAGAATCTAAAAATTTCCTCGATAAACCGACTTCTGAGCAGGAAAAAATTATGCGGATCAGCTACTCTATTTTAGCAAAAACTTTCGATGATTTCAAAGAGCTAATAGGTTAG
- a CDS encoding DUF3276 family protein, which translates to MKRPNYKEESVFSKRLKAGKRRTYFFDVKTTLSNDYFLTITESKKRFEGEGYERHSLHLYKEDFNKFVQSMQEVIDYIKTELMPDYDFDEFDRRERYQTDELEEGIVSEEQPIIEDSNNEQENKEATSQDTKELPLDEEELKWD; encoded by the coding sequence ATTAAGCGCCCCAATTACAAAGAAGAAAGTGTGTTTTCGAAAAGATTGAAAGCAGGTAAAAGACGTACTTATTTTTTTGATGTAAAAACCACGCTATCCAATGATTATTTTCTGACCATCACAGAAAGTAAAAAACGTTTTGAGGGAGAGGGATATGAAAGACACTCATTGCATCTTTACAAGGAAGATTTTAACAAATTTGTCCAATCTATGCAGGAAGTTATTGACTATATCAAGACTGAATTGATGCCTGATTATGATTTTGATGAATTTGACCGGAGAGAAAGGTATCAAACCGATGAACTTGAAGAAGGCATAGTTTCTGAAGAACAACCTATTATTGAAGACTCGAATAACGAACAAGAAAACAAAGAAGCTACATCACAAGATACCAAAGAACTTCCGCTTGACGAAGAGGAGTTAAAATGGGATTAA
- a CDS encoding PKD domain-containing protein, which translates to MKQNYLPTHFLLLFVLTIITFYTGELKANPNQHPAYLKFIENKGQWNPNVLFQANVPGQEIYTERQGFSFVFFDPAQVDAAAHCGLEHNGANPVCEHESNPYYESYNGNINVHAVKVNFLEANTNPVIEKQEVLSERYNYFIGNDPSKWASNIHPAKSLLYKQIYQGINLKVYSSHNNFKYDWIISPNVDPGQIQLNYTGQADICVKDGHLFLSTSVAEAVELSPFAYQIINGTTIPVVCKYHLQGNQVSFIFPEGYQKDIELVIDPVLVASTYSGSSSTVYGHSATYGQNDEIFGSGRAFGTGYPVTTGAYDVSFNGSTDASISRYSPDGSTLEYASYVGGSNEDLTCNLITNYNNEIILLVKTGSSNYPTLAGTIDNSLNGTSDFGVTILSEDGSTLIGSTFLGGSNEEGQLLSGWSGITYGLLGELMIDEDNNVYLAGYSNSNNFPVTPGAFQTTHGGGWDGVVVKMNPNLTNLIWSTYLGGTADDAALGIRIAENQSVFVCGGTSSINFPVTTGAYQTTSMITGSTSPDGFVTHLSANGTTNLATTFVNTNQSDIAFFIDFDRDNNVCLYGLTDGNFIITPGTYSNAGGKMFLMALNPELNTLLYSTRVGVTSMSINPTAFLVDNCNRIYAGGFTGNSGMPTTPDAWATVNGSGDFYFIVLEAEAAGLLYGTYFGSPTGSEHVDGGTCRYNDRGVVYQAVCTSAANFPTTPTAYENTNINSSWDLVVFKFDFEQAGVLAEATASPAAVGCIPYTVSFSNFSIDAMTYFWDFADGTTSTDVSPEHTFTTAGLYEVMMIAINPLSCNFADTIYLNVLAVNPAQVTSEFTYTQNTDCDIYQYNFNTDLDGLTHFWNFGDFTTSTEQNPAHIYSSPGTYEVMLIVSSTLGCFDPDTSYQTISFTADAVVALTDNLVTECAPLTFTFSNNSLNATTYTWNFSDGSPISNETTPTHTFSNPGFYNVTLIADNPLACNLSDTAVVTLTVLPSTPLTASFTQILPPVCAPLTVQFDAATASNISDYFWDFGDGNTGNGASVSHTYSTTGDFTVSLTVSNPTGICILENTTTTTFTLLPGNEITAQFLPPLNGCAPLTVGLVAENTGATSYTWLIDNTTLQGQNASHVIDVPGSYPISLIATQTGACNIADTITAFVEVYSFAIASFVSSEKILVNSPVTFTNSSTNAVAYNWDFGNGSTSSETNPTVEFSQVGSFTICLTALNAEDCNDEICLPITVLDDSKLGVPNAFSPNNDNINDIVYVEGRSNIQSMEFRIFNRWGKLMFATNDPNQGWDGYFEDVLQENEIYVYTLEATLQSGEIVTRSGNIALLR; encoded by the coding sequence ATGAAGCAAAATTACTTACCTACTCATTTTTTGCTCCTCTTTGTTTTAACGATTATTACTTTTTATACCGGGGAGCTGAAAGCAAATCCCAATCAACATCCGGCATATTTAAAGTTTATTGAAAACAAAGGGCAATGGAATCCCAATGTTTTGTTTCAGGCAAATGTACCCGGGCAGGAAATTTATACAGAGCGGCAGGGGTTTTCGTTTGTGTTTTTTGACCCTGCACAAGTTGATGCCGCTGCGCACTGTGGTTTAGAGCATAACGGAGCCAATCCTGTTTGTGAACATGAGAGTAATCCTTATTACGAAAGCTATAACGGGAATATCAATGTACATGCCGTTAAAGTAAATTTTTTGGAGGCAAACACAAATCCGGTCATTGAAAAGCAGGAGGTTTTATCGGAAAGGTATAATTATTTTATCGGAAACGATCCTTCGAAATGGGCAAGTAATATCCATCCTGCCAAATCCCTTTTATACAAACAAATCTATCAGGGCATCAATTTGAAGGTGTACAGCAGCCATAACAATTTCAAGTACGATTGGATCATTTCCCCAAATGTTGACCCCGGACAAATCCAACTGAACTACACCGGTCAGGCAGACATCTGTGTCAAAGACGGTCACCTTTTCCTTTCTACTTCTGTGGCTGAAGCTGTTGAATTATCTCCGTTTGCCTATCAGATAATTAACGGAACAACGATACCGGTTGTTTGTAAATATCATTTGCAAGGCAATCAGGTTAGTTTCATTTTTCCCGAAGGCTATCAAAAGGATATTGAATTGGTAATTGACCCCGTTTTAGTGGCCTCCACTTATTCCGGCAGTTCAAGCACCGTTTACGGACATTCGGCCACTTATGGTCAAAATGACGAAATATTCGGTTCAGGCCGTGCTTTTGGAACAGGCTATCCCGTAACAACCGGCGCTTATGATGTTTCTTTTAACGGTTCTACCGATGCGTCTATCAGTCGTTACAGCCCCGATGGTTCAACCCTGGAATACGCCTCCTATGTCGGTGGCTCTAATGAAGACCTTACCTGCAACCTCATCACCAATTACAACAACGAAATTATTCTGCTGGTAAAAACCGGCTCTTCAAATTACCCAACCTTAGCAGGCACAATTGACAACTCCCTCAATGGAACAAGTGATTTCGGGGTTACCATCCTCAGTGAAGATGGCAGCACTTTGATAGGCTCTACTTTTCTGGGTGGTTCAAACGAAGAAGGGCAGTTGTTGAGTGGCTGGTCTGGAATTACCTATGGTCTCCTTGGAGAACTGATGATTGACGAAGACAATAACGTTTACCTTGCAGGCTATTCCAATTCCAATAATTTTCCGGTTACACCGGGTGCCTTCCAAACCACACATGGCGGTGGATGGGATGGGGTAGTGGTAAAAATGAACCCCAACCTCACCAACCTGATCTGGAGTACCTATCTCGGTGGTACAGCAGACGATGCGGCTTTAGGAATCAGGATAGCTGAGAACCAAAGTGTGTTTGTTTGCGGTGGAACTTCAAGCATTAATTTCCCCGTTACAACAGGAGCATACCAAACAACTTCCATGATAACCGGTTCAACTTCGCCGGATGGCTTCGTAACTCATCTCAGCGCAAATGGCACTACCAATTTAGCCACCACTTTTGTCAATACCAACCAAAGCGATATCGCCTTTTTTATAGATTTTGACAGAGACAACAATGTCTGCCTCTATGGTCTGACCGATGGAAACTTTATCATCACGCCGGGTACCTATTCCAACGCAGGCGGAAAAATGTTTTTAATGGCTTTAAATCCGGAATTAAACACCCTGCTCTACAGTACCAGGGTAGGAGTTACATCAATGTCTATTAACCCAACAGCCTTTTTGGTGGATAACTGCAACCGGATTTATGCGGGAGGATTTACCGGCAACTCCGGAATGCCGACAACTCCCGATGCCTGGGCAACGGTAAATGGTTCCGGTGATTTTTATTTTATTGTGCTTGAAGCCGAAGCAGCCGGACTTTTATACGGCACTTACTTTGGAAGCCCTACCGGGTCTGAGCATGTTGATGGGGGCACCTGCCGGTACAATGACCGCGGAGTGGTTTATCAGGCTGTTTGTACCTCAGCCGCAAACTTCCCTACAACCCCCACTGCTTATGAAAACACCAATATCAACTCTTCCTGGGATTTGGTCGTTTTCAAATTTGACTTTGAGCAGGCAGGGGTGCTTGCTGAAGCAACTGCTTCTCCTGCTGCAGTCGGTTGTATCCCTTATACGGTTTCATTCTCCAACTTCAGTATTGATGCAATGACCTATTTCTGGGATTTTGCAGATGGAACTACTTCCACAGATGTTTCTCCTGAACATACCTTTACTACTGCAGGACTTTATGAAGTCATGATGATTGCCATCAACCCGTTGAGCTGCAATTTTGCAGATACTATCTATTTGAATGTATTGGCAGTTAACCCTGCTCAGGTTACTTCTGAGTTTACCTATACACAAAACACAGACTGCGACATCTATCAGTATAATTTTAACACGGATTTAGATGGTTTGACACATTTCTGGAATTTTGGCGATTTTACAACAAGCACCGAGCAAAACCCTGCTCATATTTACAGTTCTCCGGGCACTTACGAGGTCATGTTAATTGTAAGCAGCACATTGGGTTGTTTTGACCCGGACACATCCTATCAAACCATCAGTTTTACTGCTGATGCTGTAGTTGCTCTGACCGACAACCTGGTAACTGAATGTGCCCCGCTGACTTTTACTTTCAGCAATAACAGCCTGAATGCCACGACTTATACCTGGAATTTTAGCGACGGAAGTCCGATTTCCAACGAAACAACTCCTACACATACATTCAGCAACCCGGGATTTTACAATGTTACCTTAATTGCTGACAATCCGCTTGCTTGTAATTTATCGGATACTGCAGTTGTAACTTTGACAGTGTTGCCAAGTACACCTTTAACTGCATCTTTTACGCAAATACTCCCTCCGGTTTGCGCTCCCTTAACGGTACAGTTTGATGCTGCAACAGCTTCCAATATTTCAGATTATTTTTGGGATTTCGGGGATGGTAACACCGGAAATGGTGCGTCAGTTTCTCATACTTACAGTACAACGGGAGATTTCACCGTCAGCCTGACAGTCAGCAATCCCACAGGAATTTGTATTCTGGAAAACACGACCACTACTACCTTCACGTTGTTGCCCGGCAATGAAATCACTGCCCAGTTTTTACCGCCGCTTAATGGTTGCGCCCCGCTGACGGTCGGTTTAGTGGCAGAAAATACCGGGGCAACTTCCTACACATGGCTGATAGACAACACAACTTTGCAAGGGCAAAACGCAAGTCATGTCATTGATGTGCCGGGTAGTTACCCGATCAGCCTGATTGCTACACAAACAGGAGCCTGCAACATAGCCGATACCATTACTGCCTTTGTCGAAGTTTACTCCTTTGCAATTGCGTCTTTCGTTTCTTCCGAAAAAATATTAGTCAACAGCCCGGTAACTTTTACGAACAGCAGCACGAATGCAGTAGCCTATAACTGGGACTTTGGTAATGGCTCAACCTCCAGCGAAACCAACCCCACGGTTGAATTTAGTCAGGTTGGAAGTTTTACAATCTGTCTGACAGCTCTAAACGCCGAAGATTGTAATGACGAAATATGTCTGCCAATCACAGTTTTGGATGATTCGAAACTGGGGGTTCCAAACGCATTTAGCCCTAATAATGATAATATCAATGACATCGTTTATGTAGAAGGCCGTTCCAATATTCAAAGTATGGAATTCAGAATTTTTAACCGTTGGGGCAAGTTGATGTTTGCGACTAACGACCCAAATCAGGGATGGGACGGATATTTTGAAGACGTTTTGCAGGAAAACGAAATCTATGTCTATACGCTCGAAGCCACTCTGCAAAGCGGTGAAATTGTTACCAGAAGCGGAAACATTGCTTTGTTGCGTTAA
- a CDS encoding PorP/SprF family type IX secretion system membrane protein translates to MKRKITNLVYIVLFTLTSVLTAQDIHYSQFYTDAIRINPSMTGNFNGDYRVGLNAKNQWQSVPAPYRTISAYADLGLLKYKHKNGAMDWLGTGLHFLYDYAGDGRLSMLEIRGSVAGHKSLTPNLYLSAGASAAFRQRRIDFQKLYFGNQWSEINFDLNAPNLENLSTESFGYLDVAAGATITYHIPNRFNFHLGGAALHVNRPVETFYDTDNRLGTRLAFNAGAAINIGQVIVEPGAYYSSQKQASEIVFGSNIVWTTNNGSYGRNAKSFNLYVGGWYRWDDAVIALTGIEFNKYRVLLSYDVNTSSLVPATNHRGGIEISLVHVGTFNRSPKQEIYCPRF, encoded by the coding sequence ATGAAAAGAAAAATCACAAACCTTGTATATATAGTTCTGTTTACCCTTACCTCTGTTTTAACGGCTCAGGACATTCATTATTCTCAGTTTTACACAGATGCCATCCGCATCAACCCCTCAATGACCGGTAATTTTAATGGGGATTACAGGGTAGGATTAAACGCAAAAAATCAATGGCAATCTGTTCCTGCTCCTTACCGAACTATTTCGGCTTATGCAGACCTTGGCTTGTTAAAATATAAGCACAAAAACGGTGCAATGGATTGGTTAGGAACCGGTTTGCACTTTTTATACGATTATGCCGGAGACGGTCGTTTGTCAATGCTCGAAATCAGAGGTTCAGTAGCCGGTCACAAATCATTAACACCCAATCTTTATCTTTCGGCAGGTGCAAGCGCAGCTTTCAGACAGCGGCGAATTGATTTTCAAAAACTTTATTTCGGCAATCAGTGGAGTGAAATCAATTTTGACCTGAATGCTCCTAATTTAGAAAATCTGAGTACTGAATCTTTCGGTTATTTAGATGTAGCGGCAGGAGCTACCATCACCTATCACATTCCAAACCGTTTCAATTTTCATCTCGGAGGTGCTGCATTACATGTCAACCGTCCGGTCGAAACCTTTTACGATACCGACAACCGCCTTGGTACAAGATTGGCGTTCAATGCCGGAGCTGCAATTAATATCGGTCAGGTAATTGTAGAACCGGGAGCTTATTATTCTTCACAAAAACAAGCATCCGAAATTGTTTTTGGCAGCAATATTGTTTGGACTACCAATAACGGAAGTTATGGGCGAAACGCAAAATCGTTCAATTTGTATGTCGGAGGATGGTACAGATGGGATGATGCGGTCATTGCATTGACCGGTATTGAGTTTAATAAATATCGGGTCTTATTGTCTTATGATGTCAATACTTCTTCCTTAGTTCCGGCAACCAATCATCGCGGTGGCATAGAAATTTCACTTGTTCATGTAGGCACCTTTAACCGCTCACCAAAACAAGAAATCTATTGCCCCAGATTCTAA
- a CDS encoding proline--tRNA ligase produces the protein MSKDNQENKVSQQPEKDWYEDLVLRSELAEHSGVKGCMIIRPYGYAIWENMKAVLDARFKATGHVNASFPLLIPKSFLSKEASHIEGFAKECAVVTHYRLVNDPNGEGVIVDPTAKLTEELIIRPTSETIIWNSYKRWIKSYRDLPLLINQWANVLRWEMRTRLFLRTAEFHWQEGHTAHATANEAVEEARLMLDEYAAFMENYMAIPVIKGYKTESERFAGAVDTYTCEALMKDGKALQMGTSHFLGQNFAKAFDVKFLNKEGVEEYAWATSWGVSTRMMGAMILVHSDEAGLVVPPKIAPIQVVIVPLINKQTKERQDDFDAAIDKVKSELKGVSFKYDDDDTKRSGFKFAEYELRGIPVRITVGLRDIDNGIVEVFRRDTKEKINLPIENLGSNIEKLLSDIQANMFAKALKFREENTTEVNSFEEFKEVLNTKGGFLYAHWDGTPETEAAIKEQTKATARVIPLDNKQEDGVCVYSGKPSKQRILFAKAY, from the coding sequence ATGAGTAAAGATAATCAGGAAAACAAAGTTTCCCAACAACCTGAGAAAGACTGGTATGAAGACCTCGTGTTGCGCTCCGAGTTAGCCGAACATTCGGGGGTGAAAGGCTGTATGATCATCCGCCCTTACGGATATGCTATTTGGGAAAATATGAAAGCGGTGCTGGATGCCCGTTTTAAGGCCACAGGTCATGTAAATGCCTCCTTCCCGCTGCTGATACCCAAAAGCTTTTTAAGCAAAGAGGCCTCGCATATTGAAGGATTTGCCAAAGAATGTGCAGTTGTAACGCATTACCGCCTCGTAAACGACCCCAATGGTGAAGGCGTTATCGTTGACCCCACCGCAAAACTCACCGAAGAACTGATTATCCGCCCGACTTCCGAAACCATTATCTGGAATTCTTACAAACGCTGGATAAAATCTTACCGCGACTTGCCCCTGCTCATCAACCAATGGGCGAATGTTTTGAGATGGGAAATGAGAACCAGATTGTTTTTGCGCACTGCCGAATTCCATTGGCAGGAAGGACATACTGCCCACGCAACCGCCAATGAAGCGGTCGAAGAAGCAAGGTTGATGTTGGACGAATATGCCGCATTTATGGAAAACTACATGGCCATTCCGGTCATCAAAGGCTATAAAACCGAAAGCGAAAGATTTGCCGGCGCAGTGGATACCTATACTTGCGAAGCCCTCATGAAGGATGGCAAAGCACTTCAAATGGGCACCTCCCACTTCCTGGGACAAAATTTTGCTAAAGCCTTCGATGTCAAATTCCTGAACAAAGAAGGGGTGGAAGAATACGCGTGGGCTACCTCCTGGGGAGTTTCTACCCGTATGATGGGGGCCATGATTTTGGTTCATTCAGACGAGGCCGGATTAGTAGTTCCGCCTAAAATTGCCCCCATACAAGTGGTCATTGTTCCGCTCATCAACAAACAAACCAAAGAACGGCAGGACGATTTTGATGCTGCCATTGATAAGGTAAAATCAGAACTCAAAGGGGTTTCCTTCAAATATGACGATGACGACACCAAAAGAAGCGGGTTTAAGTTTGCAGAATACGAGCTTCGGGGAATACCTGTCCGGATTACGGTAGGACTTCGCGATATTGACAACGGAATCGTAGAAGTTTTCAGACGCGATACCAAAGAGAAAATAAACCTGCCCATAGAAAACCTGGGAAGTAATATCGAAAAACTATTGTCCGACATTCAGGCAAATATGTTTGCCAAAGCCCTGAAATTCCGCGAGGAAAACACAACTGAGGTAAATAGTTTTGAAGAGTTCAAAGAAGTGCTGAACACCAAAGGCGGATTTTTGTACGCCCATTGGGACGGCACTCCTGAAACGGAAGCGGCTATCAAGGAACAAACCAAAGCCACTGCAAGGGTCATTCCATTAGACAACAAACAAGAGGACGGAGTTTGTGTGTACAGCGGGAAGCCTTCAAAGCAACGGATCTTGTTTGCAAAGGCCTATTAA
- a CDS encoding methyltransferase domain-containing protein, with the protein MFVRQEMSKTNGFRFKQFFVAHHKCAMKVGFDAVMLGAWAAIPEKTANVLDIGTGSGVIALMLAQRTPETVNIYGIELDEEASGQAVENAAQSPWANRIKILQGDFNHFSAIKNTYSLPLQFEVIVSNPPFYENHLLPPGEKRNLARHAGRLSYVQLLKGVSELLAPEGLFSVILPHQQAQSFRQSAAGLYGLFCHRATSLRQAPGKPVIRQLLQFGWEKPEFTEELTLDTGGTHPSTFSDACKQLTKEFYLDL; encoded by the coding sequence GTGTTTGTCAGACAAGAAATGAGCAAAACCAACGGGTTTCGGTTCAAACAGTTTTTTGTAGCCCATCACAAATGCGCCATGAAAGTCGGATTTGATGCCGTTATGCTTGGCGCATGGGCGGCAATTCCCGAAAAAACAGCCAATGTGCTCGACATAGGGACAGGCAGCGGAGTCATCGCCCTGATGTTGGCGCAGCGAACTCCCGAAACGGTTAATATATATGGTATAGAGTTAGACGAGGAAGCATCGGGGCAGGCGGTTGAAAATGCAGCACAAAGTCCATGGGCAAACCGCATCAAAATCCTACAAGGCGATTTCAACCATTTTTCTGCCATAAAAAACACATACTCCCTCCCCCTGCAGTTTGAAGTCATCGTCAGCAACCCACCCTTTTACGAAAACCACTTGTTGCCGCCCGGTGAAAAACGAAACCTCGCCCGTCATGCCGGCAGGCTGAGTTATGTGCAGTTGTTAAAGGGGGTGTCGGAACTGCTTGCGCCTGAGGGGTTGTTTTCAGTCATCCTGCCCCATCAGCAAGCCCAAAGTTTCCGGCAATCGGCAGCCGGACTTTACGGGTTATTTTGCCACCGCGCAACATCGCTTCGCCAGGCTCCCGGCAAACCCGTCATCAGGCAGTTATTGCAATTCGGTTGGGAAAAACCGGAATTTACAGAGGAACTCACTCTCGACACAGGAGGAACTCACCCCTCCACATTTTCAGATGCCTGCAAACAACTGACTAAGGAGTTTTACCTCGATTTGTGA